One window from the genome of Roseomonas haemaphysalidis encodes:
- a CDS encoding FkbM family methyltransferase — protein MRNVSLDVKRKTYDALQAIGDPKRVNEFYAELIGRTVSSHVAGGDIVVDAGAFHGRQTLALAAAVGPGGRVFAFEPLQPAFVVLSTQLRRHGFEDAVQAHQLAVSDHEGDMPFHHIHQAPGRSGRIWEGSPTERAGGFTATELRVPVARLDTVVGGSGPVRLMHLDLEGGELAALRGAVGLLARDRPLLLFRNSRGVAASMFGYDAGAFCGFFDAAGYELFNVLGFRFQQRDWTTGRQPGWYLGVPAEDEVAKGTLHGMIDDVAAQHGLAAIFA, from the coding sequence ATGCGCAATGTCTCTCTTGATGTAAAACGCAAGACCTACGACGCGCTGCAGGCCATTGGTGATCCCAAGCGGGTCAACGAATTCTATGCGGAACTGATCGGCCGCACCGTTTCGTCCCATGTGGCGGGCGGCGACATTGTTGTGGATGCCGGCGCCTTTCATGGCCGGCAAACCCTGGCGCTCGCCGCCGCCGTTGGCCCTGGTGGCCGGGTTTTCGCCTTCGAGCCGTTGCAGCCCGCCTTCGTGGTGCTGTCGACCCAGTTGCGGCGGCATGGCTTCGAGGATGCCGTGCAGGCGCACCAGCTGGCGGTGTCGGACCACGAGGGCGACATGCCCTTCCATCACATTCACCAGGCGCCCGGGCGATCCGGCAGGATCTGGGAAGGCAGCCCGACGGAGCGGGCTGGTGGTTTCACCGCCACCGAGCTGCGCGTGCCGGTGGCGCGGCTGGACACGGTGGTGGGCGGCAGCGGCCCGGTGCGGCTGATGCACCTGGACCTGGAAGGCGGCGAGCTGGCGGCGCTGCGCGGTGCCGTGGGCCTGCTGGCGCGCGACCGGCCGCTGCTGCTGTTCCGCAATTCGCGCGGCGTCGCCGCCTCGATGTTCGGCTATGATGCCGGCGCCTTCTGCGGATTTTTCGATGCCGCCGGCTACGAACTCTTCAACGTGCTGGGCTTTCGCTTTCAGCAGCGGGACTGGACCACCGGGCGGCAGCCCGGCTGGTATCTGGGCGTGCCGGCGGAGGACGAGGTGGCCAAGGGCACGCTGCACGGCAT
- a CDS encoding ATP-binding protein: protein MLSPLPITALRVANEAFLVNSTIERCPKTMMLRELVTNALESAAAAPEGHRRVEIGALPVEGARKLRIWNTGPGMSAAELHRICDLASSLHKQNALDRNFGMGAKVASLPSNKHGLRYRSCRDGVVSEVTMGQRGGIYGRIPYRVAGTPVESEVADVTEQCRAEGGYDLSADWTEVLLCGNRAEQDTLRDPYDRDPVVEPHWVLNYLHHRFHTLPDGLTLRLLPGVAGAEEHLFTGLAPRLDALTRRDSVAAMEGIRIHFAYDAREDAGTAAEPDGTVLSGQAAIVHRGEVYAARRGQDWVMDAPSFGMPFGAKHFTVLVELPDDYPLRPDLYRQFLRFQHGGQRQVMLSDFAAVVRAAIPAWLRDIIASYGPPQADYMSELEGELQDLLVQLGITAQPRGPRPVAAPRPAAEPATPPAPRPPRFEVPPEIVQLREPAQIDEKGLQGRAARFYPQAHQIFVNLTYSAFVSMAMELEHAFEAAPGGELKPRLARELAEWAISRKISRAIVYSLGKRTIGWKAEEIDRAQSPEALSIAADDFAVVLEPARRRMAEMLGIETPGAAEAVQDTAFLSLRDRRLASDLVDAQQAARRALQTPEVNAAPILRRVSAIEMQRRNWDTALEWARQAIAADQGDAASFLHLAGLLTQRGELDGAEAAVAEAEAADPRSAMRAARQRSVIAAQRRDIPGAVAWARRAVQAEPDNAAAHSFLAAQLLQQDAFEEAGAALDQALALDPHHAPRVFRLRSMVAQRQRDLPRAVDWAHQAVDAEPMDAQLHNHLAGLLLQQGELDAAEDAAFEALRLGTGDVSAIRRQIEAIAARKQSLQAAD from the coding sequence GTGTTGAGCCCGCTTCCCATCACCGCCCTCCGCGTCGCCAACGAGGCGTTCCTGGTCAACAGCACCATCGAGCGCTGTCCAAAGACCATGATGCTGCGCGAACTTGTCACAAACGCCCTGGAATCCGCCGCCGCCGCGCCGGAAGGCCACCGGCGCGTCGAGATCGGCGCGCTGCCGGTGGAGGGCGCGCGCAAGCTGCGCATCTGGAACACCGGCCCCGGCATGTCCGCCGCCGAGCTCCACCGCATCTGCGACCTCGCTTCCTCGCTGCACAAGCAGAACGCGCTGGACCGCAACTTCGGGATGGGCGCCAAGGTCGCCTCGCTGCCGTCCAACAAGCATGGCCTGCGCTACCGCTCCTGCCGCGACGGCGTGGTGAGCGAGGTGACCATGGGTCAGCGCGGCGGCATCTACGGCCGCATCCCCTACCGCGTTGCCGGAACGCCGGTGGAGTCGGAAGTCGCCGACGTCACCGAGCAGTGCCGCGCCGAAGGCGGCTACGACCTGTCGGCGGACTGGACGGAGGTGCTGCTGTGCGGCAACCGCGCCGAACAGGACACGCTGCGCGACCCCTATGACCGCGACCCCGTGGTGGAGCCGCACTGGGTGCTGAACTACCTGCACCACCGCTTCCACACTTTGCCGGACGGCCTGACGCTGCGCCTGCTGCCCGGCGTGGCGGGTGCGGAGGAACACCTCTTCACCGGCCTGGCGCCGCGCCTGGACGCGCTGACGCGGCGCGACAGCGTGGCGGCGATGGAGGGCATCCGCATCCACTTCGCCTACGACGCGCGGGAGGATGCCGGCACCGCCGCGGAGCCGGACGGCACCGTGCTGTCCGGCCAGGCGGCCATCGTGCACCGGGGCGAGGTCTATGCCGCGCGGCGCGGCCAGGACTGGGTGATGGACGCGCCGAGCTTCGGCATGCCCTTCGGCGCCAAGCACTTCACGGTGCTGGTGGAGCTGCCGGACGACTACCCCCTGCGGCCCGACCTGTACCGCCAGTTCCTGCGCTTTCAGCATGGCGGGCAGCGGCAGGTGATGCTGTCCGACTTCGCGGCCGTGGTGCGCGCCGCCATTCCCGCCTGGCTGCGCGACATCATCGCCTCCTACGGCCCGCCGCAGGCCGACTACATGAGCGAGCTGGAAGGCGAGCTGCAGGATCTGCTGGTGCAGCTCGGCATCACCGCGCAGCCGCGCGGCCCCCGGCCCGTGGCCGCGCCGCGCCCGGCCGCCGAGCCCGCCACGCCCCCGGCACCGCGCCCGCCGCGCTTCGAGGTGCCGCCCGAGATCGTGCAGCTGCGCGAGCCCGCGCAGATCGACGAGAAGGGCCTGCAGGGCCGCGCCGCGCGCTTCTACCCGCAGGCGCACCAGATCTTCGTGAACCTGACCTATTCCGCCTTTGTCAGCATGGCGATGGAGCTGGAGCACGCGTTCGAGGCCGCGCCGGGCGGCGAGCTGAAGCCGCGGCTGGCGCGGGAGCTGGCGGAATGGGCCATCTCGCGCAAGATCTCGCGCGCCATCGTCTACAGCCTCGGCAAGCGGACGATCGGATGGAAGGCCGAGGAGATCGACCGCGCGCAGTCGCCCGAGGCGCTGAGCATCGCCGCCGACGACTTCGCCGTGGTGCTGGAACCGGCGCGGCGCCGCATGGCCGAGATGCTGGGCATCGAAACACCGGGCGCGGCGGAGGCGGTGCAGGACACCGCCTTTCTCAGCCTGCGCGACCGCCGGCTGGCGAGCGACCTGGTGGACGCGCAGCAGGCCGCGCGCCGCGCGCTGCAAACGCCCGAGGTCAACGCCGCCCCCATCCTGCGCCGCGTCAGCGCCATCGAGATGCAGCGGCGCAACTGGGACACCGCGCTGGAATGGGCGCGTCAGGCGATCGCCGCCGACCAGGGCGATGCCGCCTCGTTCCTGCACCTCGCGGGCCTGCTGACGCAGCGTGGCGAGTTGGACGGCGCCGAGGCGGCGGTGGCCGAGGCCGAGGCCGCCGACCCGCGCAGCGCCATGCGCGCCGCGCGCCAGCGCAGCGTGATCGCCGCGCAGCGCCGCGACATCCCCGGGGCGGTGGCCTGGGCACGGCGCGCCGTGCAGGCCGAACCGGACAACGCCGCCGCGCATAGCTTCCTGGCCGCGCAACTGCTGCAACAGGATGCCTTCGAGGAGGCCGGGGCCGCGCTGGACCAAGCCCTGGCGCTGGACCCGCACCACGCCCCGCGCGTGTTCCGCCTGCGCAGCATGGTGGCGCAGCGGCAGCGCGACCTGCCCCGCGCGGTGGACTGGGCGCACCAGGCGGTGGATGCCGAGCCGATGGACGCGCAGTTGCATAACCACCTGGCCGGCCTGCTGCTGCAACAGGGCGAGCTGGACGCCGCCGAGGACGCGGCCTTCGAGGCGTTGCGCCTTGGCACCGGCGACGTCAGCGCCATCCGCCGGCAGATCGAGGCGATCGCGGCGCGCAAGCAGTCGCTGCAGGCGGCGGATTGA
- a CDS encoding tetratricopeptide repeat protein has product MQTQMKIQFKPRQSPRVLMTLLAPPGGIPGGTGAVTEALAEQDWLILRAVSQSFQRAGLLDLALEWAQAAADAAARNLPAQLHLGTLYLGRGDWAAARELAAQLVEALPAAAMPKRLMSQALREQGDMAGALDWARRAVQDAPADAGTVTHLGTLQQQAGDLEAALATARRGLEALPDAPGLLRLMARIHEARGETDTALEWARRVVQASPGDAGALAQLAGMQLQAGATAEVEDMVRAALAQQPRAVPLLRLMIRLAQSRGALDEALDWARQARAAAPDANAANQIANLLMQQGESGKAMAEVQDGLARTPGSAPLMRTRSMLLQRAGDLDGALDWARCAVAAAPSDGGMIAHLSGLHLERKEPAEARRVALDALDGTTGRGAVLLALSRAATAAGALQDAHDWALKAVQERPGDANARRALERCTAALG; this is encoded by the coding sequence ATGCAGACCCAGATGAAGATCCAGTTCAAGCCACGCCAGTCGCCGCGCGTGTTGATGACGCTGCTGGCACCGCCTGGCGGCATTCCAGGCGGCACCGGCGCGGTGACCGAGGCGCTGGCCGAGCAGGATTGGCTGATCCTGCGCGCGGTGAGCCAATCCTTTCAACGGGCGGGGTTGCTGGATCTGGCGCTGGAATGGGCGCAGGCCGCGGCCGACGCGGCGGCGCGCAACCTGCCGGCGCAGCTGCATCTCGGCACCCTGTACCTGGGGCGCGGCGACTGGGCGGCGGCGCGCGAGCTGGCGGCGCAGCTGGTCGAGGCGCTGCCCGCGGCGGCGATGCCGAAGCGGCTGATGAGCCAGGCGCTGCGCGAGCAGGGCGACATGGCCGGGGCGCTGGATTGGGCGCGGCGCGCGGTGCAGGACGCACCGGCCGATGCCGGCACGGTGACGCATCTGGGCACGCTGCAGCAGCAGGCGGGCGATCTGGAAGCCGCGCTGGCCACGGCGCGGCGCGGGCTGGAAGCGCTGCCCGATGCCCCAGGCCTGCTGCGGCTGATGGCGCGGATCCATGAGGCGCGGGGCGAAACCGACACCGCGCTGGAATGGGCGCGCCGCGTCGTGCAGGCGTCCCCGGGCGATGCCGGCGCGTTGGCGCAGCTGGCCGGCATGCAGCTGCAGGCGGGTGCCACGGCGGAGGTGGAAGACATGGTGCGCGCCGCGCTGGCGCAGCAGCCGCGCGCGGTGCCGCTGCTGCGGCTCATGATCCGCCTGGCGCAGAGCCGTGGCGCCTTGGACGAGGCGCTGGACTGGGCCCGCCAGGCACGCGCCGCGGCGCCCGATGCCAATGCCGCCAACCAGATCGCCAACCTGCTGATGCAGCAAGGCGAGTCCGGCAAGGCGATGGCCGAGGTGCAGGACGGGTTGGCCCGCACGCCCGGGTCGGCGCCGCTGATGCGCACGCGCAGCATGCTGCTGCAGCGGGCGGGCGACCTGGACGGGGCGTTGGACTGGGCGCGGTGCGCCGTCGCGGCGGCACCCTCGGACGGCGGCATGATCGCGCATCTCAGTGGCCTGCACCTGGAGCGCAAGGAGCCGGCGGAAGCCCGCCGGGTGGCGCTGGACGCGCTGGACGGCACCACCGGGCGCGGCGCGGTGCTGCTCGCCCTCAGCCGCGCCGCCACGGCGGCCGGCGCGTTGCAGGACGCGCACGACTGGGCGCTGAAGGCGGTGCAGGAGCGCCCGGGCGATGCCAATGCCCGCCGGGCCCTGGAGCGGTGCACGGCCGCATTGGGATGA